A section of the Anabaena cylindrica PCC 7122 genome encodes:
- a CDS encoding phosphoglycerate kinase, whose product MSKKSLASLSAADVSGKRALVRVDFNVPVDDQGSITDDTRIRAALPTIQDLTKKGAKVILASHFGRPKGVDDKLRLTPVAKRLSELLGQEVVKTDDCIGDDVAAKVAALQNGQVLLLENVRFYKEEEKNEPEFAKKLAANADFYVNDAFGTAHRAHASTEGVTKFLSPSVAGYLVEKELQYLQSAIEEPKRPLAAIIGGSKVSSKIGVIETLLEKCDKLIIGGGMIFTFYKARGLSVGKSLVEEDKLELAKALEAKAKERGVALLLPTDIVSADKFAPDANATTVSIENIPADGMGLDIGPDSIKVFQAALADCKTVIWNGPMGVFEFDKFAAGTEAIAHTLAEIGKTGTTTIIGGGDSVAAVEKVGLADQMSHISTGGGASLELLEGKILPGIAALDEA is encoded by the coding sequence GTGTCGAAAAAAAGTTTAGCAAGTTTATCTGCGGCGGATGTTTCTGGAAAACGCGCTTTAGTACGGGTTGATTTTAACGTGCCTGTGGATGATCAAGGCAGCATTACCGATGATACTCGGATTCGGGCTGCGCTGCCAACTATCCAGGATTTGACCAAAAAGGGTGCTAAGGTCATTCTAGCAAGTCATTTCGGCCGTCCCAAGGGTGTAGATGACAAATTACGTTTAACACCTGTTGCTAAACGCCTTTCTGAGTTGTTGGGACAAGAAGTTGTCAAAACTGATGACTGCATTGGTGATGATGTGGCAGCTAAGGTTGCGGCGTTGCAAAATGGCCAAGTGCTGTTATTGGAAAATGTCCGCTTTTACAAAGAAGAAGAAAAGAACGAACCTGAATTTGCGAAGAAATTGGCAGCAAACGCTGATTTTTATGTAAATGACGCATTTGGTACTGCTCACCGCGCCCATGCTTCCACTGAAGGTGTAACTAAGTTCCTCAGTCCTTCTGTGGCTGGTTATTTGGTTGAGAAGGAATTGCAATATCTGCAAAGTGCAATTGAAGAACCTAAGCGCCCTTTGGCGGCTATTATCGGCGGTTCTAAGGTTTCTAGCAAAATTGGCGTAATTGAAACTCTGTTGGAAAAGTGCGATAAGTTGATCATCGGCGGTGGGATGATTTTCACCTTCTATAAAGCCCGTGGTTTGAGTGTTGGTAAGTCTTTGGTAGAAGAAGACAAGCTGGAATTGGCGAAGGCTTTGGAAGCTAAGGCGAAAGAACGCGGTGTGGCTTTGTTGCTGCCTACAGATATTGTATCAGCAGATAAGTTTGCTCCTGATGCTAATGCTACTACTGTCAGCATTGAAAATATTCCTGCTGATGGCATGGGTTTAGATATTGGTCCTGATTCTATCAAGGTTTTCCAAGCAGCTTTGGCTGATTGTAAGACTGTGATTTGGAACGGGCCTATGGGTGTGTTTGAGTTTGATAAGTTTGCTGCGGGTACGGAAGCGATCGCACATACTCTAGCAGAAATTGGCAAAACCGGCACAACAACCATTATCGGTGGTGGTGACTCTGTAGCAGCAGTTGAAAAGGTAGGTTTGGCTGATCAAATGAGCCACATTTCTACCGGTGGTGGTGCTAGTTTGGAGTTGCTAGAAGGTAAGATTTTACCTGGTATTGCAGCTTTGGATGAAGCGTAA
- a CDS encoding universal stress protein, translating into MFKTVLFPIDQSRAAREAAEVVTNVVQKYGSRLILLSVVEEPAADAPSSDPMMSPEAVAKLLENAQALFSQQGITAEVMERQGKPAFTICDVADEIEANLIIMGCRGLGLTDEGATDSVTSRVINLSPCPVLIVP; encoded by the coding sequence ATGTTTAAAACAGTTCTGTTTCCAATTGATCAAAGTCGCGCTGCACGGGAAGCTGCCGAAGTAGTTACCAACGTTGTGCAGAAATATGGCAGTCGCTTGATACTGCTCTCTGTGGTGGAAGAACCAGCCGCAGATGCGCCCAGTAGCGACCCCATGATGTCTCCAGAGGCCGTTGCTAAACTTCTGGAAAATGCCCAAGCTTTATTTTCCCAGCAGGGTATTACAGCCGAAGTCATGGAAAGACAGGGTAAACCAGCCTTTACTATCTGTGATGTGGCTGATGAAATTGAGGCCAATTTAATTATTATGGGCTGTCGAGGTTTAGGCTTAACTGATGAGGGTGCAACTGATAGCGTTACCAGTCGCGTTATTAATCTTTCCCCTTGTCCAGTTTTGATTGTTCCTTAA
- a CDS encoding alpha-amylase family glycosyl hydrolase yields the protein MVQITGSQFSPEQYKVGSEKTTVEAIIQATTSDTEIDLEFLYTRDIEFRQETIYFLVVDRFHDGDPDNSEGANSELYDRTGKDWGKYWGGDLQGVIDKLDYLQKMGVTTLWLTPLFEQVEDLFISNAAMHGYWTKDFKRINLRYIAEGEDPSLNNTQEERNTTFDRLIAELHHRKMKLVLDIVCNHSSPDTNGSKGELYDDGVKIADFNNDINNWYHHYGEVQNWEDEWQVQNCELAGLATFNENNSEYRQYIKSAIKQWLDRGVDALRVDTVKHMPIWFWQEFTGDMMNHKPDVFIFGEWIYNHPSDDRSVEFANLSGMTILDFGLCTAIRAALGQGSEDGFQAIQDIFDQDHAYNGATELVTFIDNHDMSRFQSLNPDPAMLKVAIALIMTSRGIPCIYYGTEQYLHNDTDGGNDPYNRPMMDKWDNDTEIYRHIRLLSGLRRLNPAVAMGSQWTKHLTPDVYCYIRRYRDSLCFVALNRGGEVTLPEVETELPDGEHTCVVTRNKYEVKDGKIYNLQLEERGVIVFSRVGERIKGETIVRVQLNGVNTQPGETIVVTGDCPELGNWDIAKAYPLEYINANTWFAEIPFDESAGNLISYKYAMWREGRSPLRENLVNRRWVIAKEGTVKWRDTWASGRES from the coding sequence ATGGTACAAATTACTGGTTCTCAGTTTTCACCGGAACAGTACAAAGTCGGTTCAGAAAAGACAACTGTAGAAGCGATTATACAAGCAACGACATCAGATACAGAAATTGATCTAGAGTTTCTTTACACCAGAGATATTGAATTCCGACAGGAAACGATTTACTTTCTCGTAGTTGATCGCTTTCATGACGGTGATCCAGATAATAGTGAAGGTGCTAACTCAGAACTATACGATCGCACTGGAAAAGATTGGGGTAAGTATTGGGGTGGCGACTTACAAGGTGTAATTGATAAATTAGACTATTTGCAAAAAATGGGAGTAACTACTCTTTGGTTAACTCCCCTATTTGAACAGGTAGAAGATTTATTTATTAGCAATGCGGCAATGCATGGCTATTGGACTAAAGACTTTAAGCGAATAAATCTGCGCTACATTGCTGAAGGAGAAGATCCTTCCTTAAATAATACCCAAGAAGAAAGAAATACGACATTTGACCGCTTAATTGCCGAACTGCATCACCGCAAAATGAAGTTGGTGTTGGATATTGTCTGCAACCATAGCAGCCCTGATACTAATGGTAGTAAGGGTGAATTGTATGATGATGGAGTCAAAATTGCTGACTTCAACAATGATATCAATAATTGGTATCACCACTATGGGGAAGTGCAGAATTGGGAAGATGAATGGCAGGTGCAGAACTGTGAATTAGCGGGTTTAGCTACATTCAATGAAAATAATAGTGAATATCGTCAATACATCAAGTCAGCGATTAAACAATGGCTAGATAGGGGTGTGGATGCACTGCGGGTAGATACTGTCAAGCATATGCCGATTTGGTTTTGGCAAGAATTTACCGGCGATATGATGAATCACAAGCCAGATGTGTTCATTTTTGGGGAATGGATTTATAACCATCCTAGTGACGATCGCTCGGTAGAATTTGCTAACCTTTCAGGAATGACTATTTTGGATTTTGGCCTGTGTACGGCGATTCGGGCAGCACTAGGACAAGGTTCTGAAGATGGATTCCAAGCAATTCAAGATATTTTTGATCAAGACCATGCTTACAACGGGGCGACTGAGTTAGTTACCTTTATTGATAACCATGATATGTCCCGGTTTCAATCGCTGAATCCTGATCCAGCGATGTTGAAAGTGGCGATCGCTCTCATTATGACTTCTCGCGGTATTCCCTGCATCTATTACGGCACAGAACAATATCTGCACAACGATACAGATGGCGGTAACGATCCCTACAATCGCCCAATGATGGATAAATGGGATAACGATACAGAAATTTATCGCCATATTAGACTGCTATCTGGTTTGCGACGACTAAATCCCGCTGTCGCAATGGGTAGCCAATGGACAAAACACCTCACACCCGACGTTTACTGCTACATACGCCGTTATCGTGATTCTCTGTGTTTTGTCGCACTCAACCGGGGAGGAGAAGTCACTCTCCCAGAAGTTGAAACCGAACTACCCGACGGTGAACATACCTGTGTAGTGACTCGCAATAAGTATGAAGTTAAAGATGGCAAAATTTATAATTTGCAACTGGAAGAACGGGGAGTAATTGTTTTCAGCCGTGTTGGAGAACGCATTAAAGGAGAAACAATTGTTCGGGTACAACTCAATGGCGTAAATACCCAACCAGGAGAAACCATTGTTGTGACTGGGGACTGTCCAGAGTTGGGTAACTGGGATATTGCGAAGGCATATCCTCTAGAGTATATCAACGCTAATACTTGGTTTGCGGAGATTCCTTTTGATGAGAGTGCGGGTAATTTAATCAGTTACAAGTATGCCATGTGGCGGGAAGGGCGATCGCCTCTGCGGGAAAATCTCGTCAATCGTCGTTGGGTAATTGCCAAAGAAGGCACTGTTAAATGGCGTGATACTTGGGCTTCGGGTAGGGAATCTTAA
- a CDS encoding NACHT domain-containing protein, whose protein sequence is MAGRKAATLKLSPQGLKQAEQGLLNFESKVALAAELQISRTVVQNFFASKPVSREYFHKICKKLKLNWREVADLPKEAEAAPEEKKQDIDEIDKLVQWVRQQRHDKIQDQCGTMRMLDIAQPVDLADIYTDVYILEYITSQQWREIPDLLRGFKPELHDFDRPGQGKRKERLPGLDAVSRYSKLMVLGKPGAGKTTFLQWLAIKCDNGELLKNQIPIFIRLKNFAEDTKKDNSEFQLFNYISKEFISCGIDDKFILERILIQGKALILLDGLDEVSEKDDAVVIQQTRRFIEKYFKNKFILTCRIAVQKYRFTAEKFTDIEIADFNNEQINTFVSKWFNSVANNKLEPGTNTSKTFIEKLNLPENYKIRKLAVTPILLHLACFVFQDKGEFPSKPAKLYEQGIEILLKKWDESRGVERDEVDCNLFLERKIELLTYLAVKTFEKEQYFFEQSLVEQYIGEYISNLPNTQTDRARIQRDSKAILQAIASQHGLLVERARAIFSFSHLTFQEYFSAKYFVDNFCPETLEKLTIHINEPQRWREVFLLTAEMSPDSEKLLKMIKKEIDYTLGKDKEIQDFLGRVYEKSKSVSTTYHPAKIRAFYFSINRNDLIEIDIDSKMISNNIFNIEINFQDAPDCMIDYELSSLLYNGYCLSPNPPYLNDDDYYRTNNSFIQIYETIKIYNLEDEFLKELEQIKNLLPIKKMLPISLWESRDVFIDWGNKEGLNLAHKLRNIIIKYRNIRHDLSFLSDEKWQLLHQYYNANKLLIDCINSNCKVSSEVRKEIEDTLLLPIAEIEKREQLKLNK, encoded by the coding sequence ATGGCGGGACGTAAAGCGGCAACTCTCAAATTATCTCCACAAGGACTCAAGCAAGCTGAACAGGGGTTGCTAAATTTTGAGTCGAAAGTTGCTTTAGCCGCAGAATTACAAATCTCCCGCACAGTCGTTCAGAATTTTTTTGCAAGTAAGCCAGTTAGTCGAGAATACTTTCACAAGATTTGCAAAAAGTTAAAGCTGAATTGGCGAGAGGTTGCTGATTTACCTAAAGAAGCTGAAGCTGCACCCGAAGAGAAGAAGCAGGATATCGACGAAATTGATAAATTGGTGCAATGGGTACGACAGCAACGCCACGACAAAATTCAAGACCAGTGCGGTACTATGCGAATGCTGGATATTGCTCAACCAGTTGATTTAGCAGATATTTATACTGATGTTTACATCTTAGAATATATAACTAGCCAGCAATGGAGAGAAATTCCTGATTTGCTAAGAGGCTTTAAGCCAGAATTACATGATTTTGACAGACCAGGACAAGGTAAGCGTAAGGAAAGACTACCAGGTTTAGATGCTGTATCGCGTTATTCTAAGTTGATGGTGCTAGGAAAACCAGGCGCAGGAAAAACTACATTTCTGCAATGGTTAGCAATTAAATGTGATAATGGTGAGTTACTAAAAAACCAAATACCTATTTTCATTAGACTAAAAAACTTTGCTGAAGATACAAAAAAAGATAATAGTGAATTTCAGTTATTCAACTATATCAGCAAAGAATTTATTAGTTGTGGAATTGATGATAAATTTATTCTAGAAAGAATACTAATTCAGGGTAAAGCTTTAATTTTACTGGATGGATTAGATGAAGTTTCAGAAAAAGATGATGCTGTTGTTATTCAACAGACGCGCCGATTCATTGAAAAATATTTTAAAAATAAATTTATTCTTACCTGTCGTATTGCTGTACAAAAGTACAGATTTACAGCAGAAAAATTTACTGACATTGAAATAGCAGATTTTAACAATGAGCAAATCAATACTTTCGTTAGTAAGTGGTTTAACTCAGTTGCTAATAACAAACTAGAACCTGGTACGAATACAAGTAAAACTTTTATTGAGAAACTGAATTTACCAGAAAATTATAAAATTCGGAAACTAGCAGTTACACCAATTTTATTGCATCTAGCTTGTTTTGTTTTCCAAGACAAAGGTGAATTTCCATCAAAACCAGCAAAACTCTATGAACAAGGTATAGAAATTCTACTTAAAAAATGGGATGAGTCAAGAGGAGTTGAACGAGATGAAGTTGATTGCAATTTGTTTTTAGAGCGTAAGATAGAACTATTAACATACCTAGCGGTAAAAACTTTTGAGAAAGAACAGTATTTTTTTGAACAAAGTTTAGTCGAGCAATATATTGGTGAATATATAAGTAATTTACCAAATACCCAAACTGATCGTGCAAGAATACAACGTGATAGTAAAGCTATATTGCAGGCTATTGCATCCCAACATGGGTTATTAGTAGAAAGAGCAAGAGCAATTTTCTCATTTTCTCATTTAACGTTTCAAGAGTATTTCAGTGCTAAATATTTTGTTGATAACTTTTGTCCAGAGACTTTGGAAAAACTGACCATTCACATCAATGAACCACAACGCTGGCGTGAAGTATTTTTGCTTACTGCTGAAATGTCTCCTGATTCAGAAAAACTTCTGAAAATGATTAAAAAAGAAATTGACTATACACTAGGTAAGGATAAAGAAATTCAGGATTTTCTCGGTCGTGTTTATGAAAAATCAAAATCTGTCAGTACTACCTATCATCCTGCAAAAATTAGAGCTTTTTATTTTTCAATAAATCGTAATGATTTAATAGAAATTGATATAGATTCAAAAATGATAAGCAATAATATATTTAACATTGAAATAAATTTCCAAGATGCTCCTGATTGTATGATAGATTATGAGCTTTCTTCATTATTGTATAATGGTTATTGTCTATCTCCAAATCCACCTTATTTGAATGATGATGACTACTATCGTACAAATAACTCATTTATTCAAATATATGAAACAATAAAAATTTACAACCTAGAAGATGAATTTTTAAAAGAGTTAGAGCAAATTAAAAATTTACTACCAATTAAAAAAATGCTACCAATTTCTTTATGGGAAAGCAGAGATGTATTTATTGATTGGGGTAATAAAGAAGGTCTTAATTTAGCACATAAACTTAGAAATATCATAATCAAATATCGCAATATTAGACATGATTTATCTTTTCTATCTGATGAAAAATGGCAACTACTCCATCAGTATTATAATGCAAACAAATTGCTAATAGATTGCATAAATAGCAATTGTAAAGTATCGTCAGAAGTGCGAAAAGAAATTGAAGATACGTTATTATTACCCATCGCCGAAATTGAAAAGCGAGAGCAACTAAAATTAAATAAATAA
- a CDS encoding synaptotagmin, with amino-acid sequence MDTISMIILSAFISSLITWLVENSADAASQWLHDKWKKHKCEDCNPPKLKQYK; translated from the coding sequence ATGGACACCATCTCAATGATTATTCTCAGTGCTTTCATTAGTTCTCTAATCACTTGGTTAGTGGAAAACTCTGCTGATGCTGCCTCACAATGGCTGCATGATAAATGGAAAAAACATAAATGCGAAGATTGCAACCCCCCAAAACTCAAGCAATATAAATAA
- a CDS encoding IS1 family transposase, protein MSISRPTCPNCGSQHIVKNGKIHNQKPKYQCQNCKRQFIENPTNKVISKDTIELIDRLLLEKIPLAGIARAARVSETWLQKYVNNKYAQIPTQVNVSAKPRGKLTIECDEAWSFVGHKGNKQWIWLALDKKTREIVGVYIGDRSEDGARGLWNSLPPVYRQCAVCYTDFWAAYAQVIPSKRHQAVGKESGKTNHIERFNNTMRQRISRLVRKTLSFSKKLDNHIGAIWYFIHHYNSCCSA, encoded by the coding sequence ATGTCAATCTCCAGACCTACTTGCCCCAATTGTGGTTCTCAACACATTGTCAAAAATGGGAAGATTCATAATCAAAAACCAAAATACCAGTGTCAAAACTGCAAAAGACAGTTTATAGAAAATCCCACTAATAAAGTTATTAGCAAAGATACTATAGAACTGATTGATAGACTTTTACTTGAGAAAATACCTCTCGCAGGTATTGCTCGTGCTGCTCGTGTTTCAGAGACTTGGTTGCAAAAATATGTGAATAATAAATATGCCCAGATTCCGACTCAGGTAAATGTTTCAGCCAAACCAAGAGGTAAATTGACTATTGAGTGTGATGAGGCTTGGTCATTTGTAGGTCATAAGGGTAATAAGCAATGGATTTGGTTAGCTTTGGATAAAAAAACTAGAGAAATAGTTGGAGTTTACATAGGCGACCGCAGTGAAGATGGCGCTAGGGGATTATGGAATTCTCTACCACCAGTTTATCGTCAATGTGCTGTTTGCTATACAGATTTTTGGGCAGCTTACGCACAAGTTATTCCTAGCAAACGTCATCAGGCAGTAGGGAAAGAAAGTGGCAAGACTAACCATATTGAACGCTTTAATAATACAATGCGTCAAAGAATTTCTCGTTTGGTTAGAAAGACTTTATCCTTCTCTAAAAAGTTAGATAATCATATTGGTGCTATCTGGTATTTTATTCATCATTATAATTCTTGTTGTAGCGCCTAA
- the hemW gene encoding radical SAM family heme chaperone HemW: MSLKDIAVQFPSAAYVHIPFCRRRCFYCDFPVFVVGDSSRGENSGTIAHYVEAVCHEISISPVFSQPLETIFFGGGTPSLLSTEQLQCILTALERRFGIVAGVEISMEMDPGTFDLTHIAGYCSAGVNRVSLGVQAFQAELLKIAGRSHSVDDIFAAIELIHQVEIPEFSLDLISGLPHQSLVQWQDSLTKAVEIAPTHISIYDLTIEPGTAFGRYYKPGDNPLPTDETTVQMYQQAQKVLTGAGYEHYEISNYAKRGHQCQHNRVYWQNRPYYAFGMGAASYVQGKRFTRPRKTKEYYEWLENGAVIDCEVTPPEEELLETLMLGLRLAEGLSLVTLVEKFGEGKVEEIKQCLQPYFKQGWVEVGGERLRLIDPDGFLFSNVVLADLFEKLGE; this comes from the coding sequence ATGAGCCTAAAAGATATTGCTGTTCAATTTCCCAGTGCGGCTTACGTGCATATTCCCTTTTGTCGGCGACGGTGTTTTTATTGTGATTTCCCGGTGTTTGTGGTGGGCGATAGCTCGCGGGGAGAAAATTCTGGTACTATTGCCCATTATGTTGAGGCAGTTTGTCACGAAATCAGCATTTCACCAGTCTTTAGTCAACCCTTAGAGACGATTTTTTTTGGTGGTGGTACGCCTTCGCTGTTATCGACAGAACAGTTGCAATGTATATTAACAGCATTAGAGAGGCGTTTTGGGATTGTAGCTGGGGTAGAAATTTCTATGGAAATGGACCCCGGTACATTTGATTTGACGCATATTGCGGGTTATTGCAGTGCGGGTGTGAACCGGGTAAGTTTGGGTGTACAAGCGTTTCAGGCAGAGTTGTTAAAAATTGCTGGGCGATCGCACTCCGTTGATGATATCTTTGCAGCTATAGAGTTAATTCACCAAGTCGAGATACCCGAATTTAGCTTAGACCTGATTTCCGGGTTGCCACATCAGTCTTTGGTTCAATGGCAAGATTCCCTTACTAAAGCAGTAGAAATTGCCCCCACCCATATCTCTATTTATGATTTAACCATTGAACCAGGTACAGCTTTTGGTCGTTATTACAAACCTGGTGACAATCCCCTCCCGACAGATGAAACCACTGTTCAAATGTACCAACAGGCGCAAAAAGTCTTAACTGGTGCAGGTTATGAACATTATGAAATTTCTAACTATGCCAAAAGAGGACATCAATGTCAACATAATCGGGTTTATTGGCAAAATCGTCCTTATTATGCTTTTGGCATGGGTGCAGCTAGTTATGTGCAAGGTAAACGCTTCACCCGTCCCCGAAAAACTAAAGAATACTATGAATGGTTGGAAAATGGCGCTGTGATTGATTGTGAAGTCACCCCACCAGAAGAAGAATTGTTAGAAACTTTAATGTTGGGGTTGCGTTTAGCAGAAGGTTTGAGTTTGGTGACGTTGGTGGAGAAGTTTGGAGAAGGAAAAGTAGAGGAAATTAAACAATGTTTGCAACCTTATTTTAAGCAGGGTTGGGTAGAAGTTGGGGGGGAAAGATTGCGTTTAATTGATCCTGATGGGTTTTTGTTTTCTAATGTCGTGTTGGCAGATTTGTTTGAGAAGTTGGGAGAATGA
- a CDS encoding PIN/TRAM domain-containing protein gives MLDFIIIISFILAASGIGYYSTELLPPGTLNGVTNLDALRLVVAVFAAILGGAIGLSFQTAYRRLEAQVREMPLEVILTRAIGLVIGLLLANLMLAPLFLLPIPADFGFIKPLVAVVGSIILSVTGMNLADTHGRGLLRLINPNTVETLVVEGTLKPANTKVLDTSCIIDGRIETLLETGFLEGVILVPQFVLQELQQVADASKDQKRVRGRRGLEILNRIKETYPERILINPADYEDIATVDAKLVKFAQEINGTLLTNDYNLSKVASVQKVPVLNVNDLVNAVRPSYLPGDNLDLKILKEGKEPTQGVGYLDDGTMVVVEEGRSYVGGELRVVVTSALQTSAGRMIFAKPQASALA, from the coding sequence ATGCTTGATTTCATTATCATTATCTCATTTATTCTGGCTGCATCGGGAATAGGTTACTACAGCACTGAACTACTCCCCCCTGGAACCCTCAACGGAGTCACAAACCTAGACGCATTGCGCTTAGTTGTGGCTGTCTTTGCTGCTATTCTAGGTGGTGCAATTGGGCTGAGTTTCCAAACGGCATATCGTCGCTTAGAAGCGCAAGTCCGCGAAATGCCCCTCGAAGTCATCTTAACCCGTGCCATTGGCTTAGTAATTGGGCTATTACTCGCCAATTTAATGTTAGCCCCGCTATTTTTACTACCCATTCCCGCAGATTTTGGATTTATTAAACCTCTCGTGGCAGTTGTCGGCAGCATCATACTTTCCGTCACTGGCATGAATTTGGCAGATACTCACGGACGGGGTTTATTACGGTTAATTAATCCCAACACCGTAGAAACCTTAGTGGTAGAAGGAACCCTGAAACCAGCTAATACCAAAGTCTTAGATACTAGTTGCATTATTGATGGTCGCATTGAAACCCTACTAGAAACAGGATTTTTGGAAGGAGTTATACTTGTACCGCAATTTGTTTTACAAGAATTACAACAAGTTGCTGATGCCAGCAAAGATCAAAAGCGGGTGCGGGGAAGACGGGGACTAGAAATACTCAACCGCATTAAAGAAACTTACCCTGAACGCATTCTCATCAACCCAGCAGACTACGAAGATATTGCCACAGTTGATGCTAAATTGGTAAAATTTGCCCAAGAAATCAACGGTACACTATTAACTAATGACTACAATTTATCTAAAGTTGCTAGTGTGCAGAAAGTTCCAGTTTTAAATGTCAATGATTTAGTAAATGCAGTTCGTCCTTCTTATTTACCTGGAGATAATCTAGATTTGAAAATTCTCAAAGAAGGTAAAGAACCGACTCAAGGTGTTGGCTATTTAGACGACGGAACAATGGTAGTCGTTGAAGAAGGCCGCAGTTATGTTGGTGGTGAATTACGGGTAGTTGTCACCAGTGCTTTACAAACCTCCGCTGGGAGGATGATTTTTGCCAAACCTCAAGCTTCCGCATTAGCGTGA
- a CDS encoding SMU1112c/YaeR family gloxylase I-like metalloprotein, with amino-acid sequence MKILGVHHVAIICADYQNSKRFYVEILGFEIIQETLRSERDSYKLDLKIGSIQIELFSFPHPPQRVSNPEACGLRHLAFAVEDIEESISYLKSHNIKVENIRVDEITGKKFTFFQDPDNLPLEIYEN; translated from the coding sequence ATGAAAATTTTAGGTGTTCATCATGTTGCTATTATTTGTGCTGATTATCAAAACTCAAAACGATTTTATGTTGAAATTTTAGGTTTTGAGATTATCCAAGAAACTCTCCGCAGTGAAAGGGATTCTTATAAGTTAGATTTAAAAATAGGAAGTATCCAAATTGAATTATTCTCTTTTCCTCATCCTCCCCAAAGAGTTAGTAATCCTGAAGCTTGCGGTTTAAGACATTTAGCTTTTGCCGTTGAGGATATTGAGGAAAGTATAAGTTATTTAAAATCTCACAATATCAAAGTTGAAAATATTAGAGTTGATGAAATTACAGGCAAAAAATTTACATTCTTTCAAGACCCAGATAATTTACCCTTAGAAATTTACGAGAATTAA
- a CDS encoding pentapeptide repeat-containing protein, with the protein MNTKYRILSLILSLSLWAIIPMAALIGLAPTALGLEYNKEILIEADFSGRDLTDSSFTKANLRQSNFSHANLRGVSFFAANLESANLEGADLTNATLDSARLIRANLTNTILEGAFAASARFDGAIIDGADFTDALLRGDEQKKLCKVAKGNNPVTGRDTRETLFCP; encoded by the coding sequence ATGAATACTAAGTATCGGATTTTATCACTCATACTCAGTTTATCGCTTTGGGCAATCATTCCTATGGCTGCATTAATAGGTTTAGCACCAACGGCATTGGGACTAGAATACAACAAAGAAATTTTGATAGAAGCTGATTTTTCTGGACGTGATTTAACAGACTCCAGTTTTACCAAAGCTAATCTGCGTCAGAGTAATTTCAGTCATGCGAACTTGCGTGGTGTGAGCTTCTTTGCGGCCAATCTGGAATCAGCGAACTTGGAGGGGGCTGATTTAACTAATGCTACCTTGGATTCGGCTCGTCTGATTAGAGCCAATTTAACCAATACAATTTTAGAAGGAGCATTTGCAGCTAGTGCCAGATTTGATGGTGCTATTATTGACGGAGCGGATTTTACTGATGCACTGCTGCGCGGAGATGAGCAAAAAAAATTGTGCAAAGTGGCTAAAGGTAATAATCCTGTGACAGGTAGGGATACACGGGAAACTTTGTTTTGTCCCTAG
- a CDS encoding YraN family protein, whose protein sequence is MSKHPLSNYLDIGDLGEDLVAQWLQSTGWEILHRRFSCRWGEIDIIAQYHDQKVTQAYKNGNQQEIILAFVEVKTRSAGNWDAGGRNAITQQKQAKLCSTAQMFLSQYPEKADCYCRFDVALVYCQRLSKKLVGAIVTPESPASLSIAGYQLTLQEYIAAAFDAANL, encoded by the coding sequence ATGTCTAAACATCCATTATCTAATTATCTAGATATCGGTGACTTAGGAGAAGACCTAGTAGCCCAATGGTTACAATCTACAGGTTGGGAGATTCTGCACCGTCGCTTTTCTTGTCGCTGGGGAGAAATTGATATTATTGCCCAGTATCACGATCAAAAAGTAACACAAGCTTACAAAAACGGCAATCAACAGGAGATAATACTAGCCTTTGTGGAAGTGAAAACCCGCAGTGCAGGCAATTGGGATGCAGGAGGCAGAAATGCCATTACTCAACAAAAGCAAGCAAAACTTTGTAGTACAGCACAAATGTTTTTATCTCAGTATCCTGAAAAGGCTGATTGTTATTGTCGTTTTGATGTAGCTCTTGTTTATTGTCAACGGTTATCAAAAAAGCTTGTTGGGGCTATAGTTACCCCAGAATCCCCAGCTAGTTTATCAATTGCTGGGTATCAGTTAACGCTGCAAGAGTATATTGCCGCAGCTTTTGATGCTGCCAATTTGTAA